A single genomic interval of Sesamum indicum cultivar Zhongzhi No. 13 unplaced genomic scaffold, S_indicum_v1.0 scaffold00657, whole genome shotgun sequence harbors:
- the LOC105180315 gene encoding proteasome subunit beta type-6-like isoform X4, with product MYITFSTNTLTALLSEQERTPSTQLVVKAVSLAIARDGASGGVVRTVTINKDGVTRKFYPVGTLPLWHEEMEHENSLLDTSSAASPEPMDLARPICMVSLIKHGRKG from the exons ATGTACATTACTTTCTCCACCAACACAC TGACTGCATTATTATCGGAACAGGAGCGAACACCCTCCACT CAATTAGTTGTGAAGGCAGTCTCTCTTGCCATTGCTCGGGATGGTGCCAGTGGTGGTGTTGTTCGGACAGTGACT ATCAACAAAGACGGCGTTACTAGAAAGTTCTATCCCGTGGGCACCCTCCCTCTATGGCATGAAGAAATGGAACACGAGAATTCACTGTTGGATACTTCATCAGCTGCAAGTCCTGAACCAATG GATCTGGCTCGTCCTATCTGTATGGTTTCTTTGATCAAGCATGGAAGGAAGGGATGA
- the LOC105180315 gene encoding proteasome subunit beta type-6-like isoform X2, which translates to MTREEAEQLVVKAVSLAIARDGASGGSRFTICFRLCTLLSPPTHQLVVKAVSLAIARDGASGGVVRTVTINKDGVTRKFYPVGTLPLWHEEMEHENSLLDTSSAASPEPMDLARPICMVSLIKHGRKG; encoded by the exons ATGACGCGAGAAGAAGCTGAG CAATTAGTTGTGAAGGCAGTCTCTCTTGCCATTGCTCGGGATGGTGCCAGTGGTG GTAGCAGATTCACAATTTGTTTCAGATTATGTACATTACTTTCTCCACCAACACAC CAATTAGTTGTGAAGGCAGTCTCTCTTGCCATTGCTCGGGATGGTGCCAGTGGTGGTGTTGTTCGGACAGTGACT ATCAACAAAGACGGCGTTACTAGAAAGTTCTATCCCGTGGGCACCCTCCCTCTATGGCATGAAGAAATGGAACACGAGAATTCACTGTTGGATACTTCATCAGCTGCAAGTCCTGAACCAATG GATCTGGCTCGTCCTATCTGTATGGTTTCTTTGATCAAGCATGGAAGGAAGGGATGA
- the LOC105180315 gene encoding proteasome subunit beta type-6-like isoform X3, with translation MTREEAEQLVVKAVSLAIARDGASGGVVRTVTVADSQFVSDYQLVVKAVSLAIARDGASGGVVRTVTINKDGVTRKFYPVGTLPLWHEEMEHENSLLDTSSAASPEPMDLARPICMVSLIKHGRKG, from the exons ATGACGCGAGAAGAAGCTGAG CAATTAGTTGTGAAGGCAGTCTCTCTTGCCATTGCTCGGGATGGTGCCAGTGGTGGTGTTGTTCGGACAGTGACT GTAGCAGATTCACAATTTGTTTCAGATTAT CAATTAGTTGTGAAGGCAGTCTCTCTTGCCATTGCTCGGGATGGTGCCAGTGGTGGTGTTGTTCGGACAGTGACT ATCAACAAAGACGGCGTTACTAGAAAGTTCTATCCCGTGGGCACCCTCCCTCTATGGCATGAAGAAATGGAACACGAGAATTCACTGTTGGATACTTCATCAGCTGCAAGTCCTGAACCAATG GATCTGGCTCGTCCTATCTGTATGGTTTCTTTGATCAAGCATGGAAGGAAGGGATGA